The following proteins come from a genomic window of Pseudomonas sp. Z8(2022):
- a CDS encoding c-type cytochrome, with the protein MNKVLVSLLLTLGLTGVAQAAGDAEAGQGKVAVCGACHGADGNSPAPNFPKLAGQGERYLLKQLHDIKSGNRQVVEMTGMLDNLSDQDLADIAAYFSSQKMSVGAADPKLVERGEALFRGGKLEEGMPACTGCHSPDGAGLAAASFPKLGGQHAQYVAKQLTDFREGNRTNDGDAMIMRAIAAKLSNKDIEAVSSFIQGLH; encoded by the coding sequence ATGAACAAAGTACTCGTGAGTCTGCTGTTGACCCTGGGCCTCACCGGAGTGGCTCAGGCTGCTGGCGATGCCGAAGCCGGTCAGGGCAAGGTCGCTGTCTGTGGTGCCTGCCATGGCGCCGATGGCAACAGCCCCGCGCCAAACTTCCCCAAGCTGGCCGGTCAGGGCGAGCGCTACTTGCTCAAGCAGCTGCACGACATCAAGTCCGGCAATCGCCAGGTTGTTGAAATGACCGGCATGCTGGACAACCTCAGCGATCAGGATCTGGCCGATATCGCCGCCTACTTCTCCAGCCAGAAGATGAGTGTCGGTGCTGCCGATCCCAAGCTGGTCGAGCGTGGTGAAGCGCTGTTCCGCGGCGGCAAGCTGGAAGAAGGCATGCCGGCCTGCACCGGTTGCCATTCGCCTGACGGCGCTGGCCTGGCAGCTGCCAGCTTCCCGAAACTGGGTGGCCAGCACGCTCAGTACGTAGCCAAGCAGCTGACCGATTTCCGTGAAGGCAACCGCACCAACGACGGCGACGCGATGATCATGCGCGCCATCGCCGCCAAGCTGAGCAACAAGGATATCGAAGCCGTATCCAGCTTCATCCAGGGTCTGCACTGA
- a CDS encoding c-type cytochrome, with the protein MKKMLLAAAVMTLSFNGYAAQDPQAVYDRACGVCHNGQIPTAPQKGDKAAWEPRLTKGMDTLVQSVTNGLNAMPPRGLCMDCTAEDYQAVIKLMTE; encoded by the coding sequence ATGAAGAAAATGCTGCTTGCAGCTGCCGTCATGACGCTGTCGTTCAACGGCTATGCTGCTCAGGATCCGCAAGCTGTGTATGACCGCGCCTGTGGTGTATGCCACAACGGCCAGATCCCCACGGCGCCCCAGAAGGGCGACAAGGCTGCATGGGAACCACGCCTGACCAAGGGCATGGATACACTGGTGCAGAGCGTCACCAATGGTTTGAATGCCATGCCGCCGCGCGGCCTGTGCATGGACTGTACGGCCGAGGATTACCAGGCGGTCATCAAGCTGATGACCGAATGA
- the yihA gene encoding ribosome biogenesis GTP-binding protein YihA/YsxC: protein MLPKNPIIGLCQQASFLISAAKVDQCPEDSGLEVAFAGRSNAGKSSALNTLTHASLARTSKTPGRTQLLNFFRLDDERRLVDLPGYGYAKVPIPLKQHWQKHLEAYLGSRESLCGLVLMMDIRHPLTEFDCMMLDWSVASGMPLHILLTKADKLAFGAAKNALLKVRQDIRKQWGEGITIQLFSAPKRMGVEEAQMVLAGWLDLLPEEDGENAEQA, encoded by the coding sequence ATGCTCCCGAAGAATCCCATCATCGGTCTGTGCCAGCAGGCCAGCTTCCTCATCAGTGCCGCCAAGGTCGACCAGTGCCCCGAGGACAGCGGCCTGGAAGTCGCCTTCGCCGGCCGTTCCAACGCGGGCAAGTCGAGCGCACTGAACACCCTGACCCACGCCAGCCTGGCACGCACCTCGAAGACGCCGGGGCGCACGCAGCTGCTCAACTTCTTCCGCCTGGATGACGAACGCCGCCTGGTGGACCTGCCCGGCTACGGCTACGCCAAGGTGCCGATCCCGCTCAAGCAGCACTGGCAGAAGCACCTGGAGGCCTATCTGGGCAGCCGTGAGAGCCTGTGCGGACTGGTGCTGATGATGGACATCCGTCACCCGCTGACCGAATTCGACTGCATGATGCTGGACTGGTCGGTGGCCAGCGGCATGCCGCTGCACATCCTGCTGACCAAGGCCGACAAGCTGGCCTTCGGCGCAGCGAAGAACGCCCTGCTCAAGGTACGCCAGGACATTCGCAAGCAATGGGGTGAGGGCATCACCATCCAGCTGTTCTCGGCGCCCAAGCGCATGGGCGTGGAAGAGGCACAGATGGTACTGGCCGGCTGGCTGGATCTGTTGCCGGAAGAGGATGGTGAGAACGCCGAGCAGGCGTAA